One region of Neisseria mucosa genomic DNA includes:
- a CDS encoding ATP-dependent helicase — translation MQNTKNPNTPSEKPNCYRLTPLGKQMARLPIDPKIARILLAAKKHDCMAEILVIASALSIQDPRERPLEARDAAAKVHERFTDKQSDFLAYLNIWDSFQRERDKGLSNKQLVQWCRQYFLSHLRMREWRELHHQLAQTAIEMGLTTKEAAFRRPPEVKQLTSSENQGDQDLSAKLKQKQLDKKQHRAQIRAAKEAGYEQIHRALLTGLIANVGMKSPEGNDYTGARGSRFHLFPASALFKAKPKWVMAAELVETTKLYARDVAAIQPEWIEQEAPHLVRYHYFEPHWEQKRGEVIASERVTLYGLTVLPRRPVSYGRIAPEEAREIFIRSALVAQECDLKADFFVHNKKLIKEITELEHKSRKQDVLVDDEALFAFYHERLPDFYTADAVSDGLRPTNPQQTTPSPVGEGRGEGKTVAAQTNFSATAASPLPNPLPQEREQSAAISTVSDDPKAQRLPENSLCYANGQPILLGDRVTIDSKQWHGKIVALIAEQQCDPSIGSAEEWATLQTGVMVQFDEAGLVHYPDAETADELILLARADAADVLKSNKHNIGGVAQAMHADSKDTDNRVREPSSHTLQNVSDDTKPKKQPAPQKGRLKPLPLSDIRTFQAWLKIAERDNPRLLFLSRDDLMQHAAAHITEEQFPKHWQTADGKFKLSYRFEPHHPLDGVTLTLPLTVLNRISPAALEWLVPGMIREKIQLQIKALPKQIRRICVPVPDFITQFLSQNPDRNAPILPQLAQAIAKTAGDIRILEQINQDEWAAFRLPEHCYFNLRIIDDGGQELAMGRDLIQIQQQLGKAAATTFRDNTQEFERDNVTAWDIGTLPESIKFARGKQQLTGYLGLQKEKDGRIALRLFDTSAAAEQAHRLGVIELMKLQLKEQVKDLNKGIQGFTQAAMLLKHINADTLRDDLTQAVCDRAFIGEDELPRNEKAFKEQIKRARSRLPAVKEALSRYLQETAAAYAELNGKLGKHPLTHLMRQRLQTLLAAGFATRTPWAQWPRLPIYLKAMTLRLEKYSGNPARDSAREADIQELEQMWQEKTDGLVKQGQPVSDDLAAFRWMIEELRVSLFAQELKTPYTVSIKRLLKEWQAII, via the coding sequence ATGCAAAACACAAAAAACCCCAACACGCCGTCTGAAAAACCAAACTGCTACCGCCTCACCCCCCTCGGCAAACAAATGGCGCGCTTGCCCATCGACCCGAAAATCGCGCGCATTTTGTTGGCGGCGAAGAAGCACGACTGCATGGCGGAAATATTGGTGATCGCGTCCGCGCTGTCGATTCAAGACCCGCGCGAGCGGCCGCTGGAGGCGCGCGATGCCGCCGCCAAGGTGCACGAGCGTTTTACCGACAAGCAGTCCGATTTCCTTGCCTATCTGAACATTTGGGACAGTTTCCAGCGCGAGCGCGATAAAGGCTTGTCTAACAAGCAGCTGGTGCAGTGGTGCCGCCAATATTTCCTGTCGCACCTGCGGATGCGCGAATGGCGCGAGCTGCACCACCAGCTTGCCCAAACCGCGATTGAAATGGGTTTGACCACCAAGGAAGCGGCTTTCAGACGACCTCCCGAAGTCAAGCAACTTACGTCGTCTGAAAACCAAGGCGACCAAGACCTATCCGCCAAACTCAAACAAAAACAACTGGATAAGAAGCAACACCGCGCCCAAATCCGCGCCGCCAAAGAAGCGGGCTACGAACAAATCCACCGCGCCCTGCTCACCGGCCTCATCGCCAACGTCGGCATGAAATCACCCGAAGGCAACGACTACACCGGCGCGCGCGGCAGCCGCTTCCACCTTTTCCCCGCCTCCGCCCTGTTCAAAGCCAAACCCAAATGGGTGATGGCGGCAGAACTCGTTGAAACAACAAAACTTTATGCCCGCGATGTGGCCGCCATCCAGCCCGAATGGATCGAGCAGGAAGCGCCGCACCTCGTCCGCTACCACTATTTCGAACCGCACTGGGAACAAAAACGCGGCGAAGTCATCGCCAGCGAACGGGTAACGCTCTACGGCCTGACCGTCTTGCCGCGCCGCCCCGTGTCCTACGGCAGAATCGCCCCCGAAGAAGCGCGCGAAATCTTTATCCGCAGCGCGCTGGTGGCGCAGGAATGCGATTTGAAAGCAGACTTTTTTGTCCACAACAAAAAGCTGATTAAGGAAATTACCGAACTCGAACACAAATCGCGCAAGCAAGACGTGCTGGTCGATGATGAAGCGCTGTTTGCGTTTTATCACGAACGGCTGCCCGATTTTTATACGGCGGATGCGGTTTCAGACGGCCTGCGTCCTACAAACCCTCAGCAAACTACCCCCTCCCCCGTGGGGGAGGGTCGGGGAGAGGGCAAAACAGTTGCCGCCCAAACCAACTTTTCCGCAACCGCAGCAAGCCCTCTCCCTAACCCTCTCCCACAGGAGAGAGAACAAAGTGCCGCAATTTCAACGGTTTCAGACGACCCCAAAGCCCAAAGGCTACCTGAAAACTCCCTATGCTACGCCAACGGTCAACCGATACTGCTGGGTGACCGTGTAACTATCGACAGCAAACAATGGCACGGCAAAATCGTTGCCTTGATTGCCGAGCAGCAATGCGACCCGTCCATCGGTTCCGCCGAAGAATGGGCGACATTACAAACTGGCGTAATGGTGCAATTTGACGAAGCAGGCTTGGTGCACTATCCCGATGCTGAGACTGCCGACGAACTCATCTTATTGGCACGAGCGGATGCAGCAGATGTCCTAAAATCTAACAAGCACAACATAGGGGGTGTAGCCCAAGCCATGCACGCGGATTCCAAAGATACGGATAACCGCGTGCGTGAACCGAGTTCACACACCCTACAAAATGTTTCAGACGACACCAAACCCAAAAAGCAGCCTGCACCCCAAAAAGGCCGTCTGAAACCCCTCCCCCTCTCCGACATCCGCACCTTCCAAGCCTGGCTCAAAATCGCCGAGCGCGACAACCCGCGCCTGCTGTTCCTCAGCCGCGACGACCTCATGCAGCACGCCGCCGCGCACATTACCGAAGAACAATTCCCCAAACACTGGCAAACCGCAGACGGCAAATTCAAACTCAGCTACCGCTTCGAGCCGCACCACCCGCTCGACGGCGTTACCCTCACCCTGCCGCTCACCGTGCTCAACCGCATCAGCCCCGCCGCCCTCGAATGGCTCGTGCCCGGCATGATACGCGAAAAAATCCAGCTACAAATCAAAGCACTGCCCAAACAAATCCGCCGCATCTGCGTACCCGTGCCCGACTTCATCACCCAATTTTTAAGCCAAAACCCCGACCGCAATGCCCCCATCCTGCCCCAACTCGCCCAAGCCATCGCCAAAACCGCAGGCGACATCCGCATACTGGAGCAAATCAACCAAGACGAATGGGCCGCGTTCAGGCTACCCGAACACTGCTATTTCAACCTCCGCATCATCGACGACGGCGGGCAAGAATTAGCCATGGGGCGCGATTTAATCCAAATCCAACAACAACTTGGCAAAGCCGCCGCCACCACCTTCCGCGACAACACCCAAGAATTCGAGCGCGACAACGTTACCGCATGGGACATCGGCACCCTGCCCGAATCCATCAAATTCGCACGCGGCAAACAACAACTCACCGGCTACCTCGGCCTGCAAAAAGAAAAAGACGGCCGCATCGCCCTGCGCCTGTTCGACACATCTGCCGCCGCCGAACAAGCCCACAGATTAGGCGTGATCGAACTCATGAAACTACAACTAAAAGAACAAGTTAAAGACCTGAACAAAGGCATCCAAGGCTTCACCCAAGCCGCCATGCTGCTCAAACACATCAACGCCGACACCCTGCGCGACGACCTCACCCAAGCCGTCTGCGACCGCGCCTTTATCGGCGAAGACGAGCTGCCGCGCAACGAAAAAGCCTTCAAAGAACAAATCAAACGCGCCCGCAGCCGCCTGCCCGCCGTCAAAGAAGCCCTCAGCCGCTACTTGCAGGAAACCGCCGCCGCCTACGCCGAACTGAACGGCAAACTCGGCAAACACCCGCTCACCCACCTCATGCGCCAACGCCTGCAAACCCTGCTCGCCGCCGGCTTCGCCACCCGCACCCCGTGGGCACAATGGCCGCGCCTCCCCATCTACCTCAAAGCCATGACCCTGCGCCTCGAAAAATACAGCGGCAACCCCGCCCGCGACTCAGCCCGCGAAGCCGATATACAGGAATTGGAACAAATGTGGCAGGAAAAAACCGACGGCTTGGTGAAACAAGGACAACCCGTTTCAGACGACCTCGCCGCGTTTAGATGGATGATTGAAGAATTGAGAGTGTCGCTGTTTGCGCAGGAATTGAAGACACCGTATACTGTTTCCATTAAACGGTTACTAAAAGAATGGCAAGCAATTATTTAA
- the hrpA gene encoding ATP-dependent RNA helicase HrpA — translation MPHPDLSQTLSKDRHFLQSAFKNPNKYGGLSKVEEKYRKSHEIFLKRLAALPKPEFDNTLPVHEKLEEIKKAIAENQVTIICGETGSGKTTQLPKICLELGRGAAGLIGHTQPRRLAARSVAERIAEELKSEIGSAVGYKVRFTDHTSRDACVKLMTDGILLAETQTDRYLAAYDTIIIDEAHERSLNIDFLLGYLKQLLPRRPDLKVIITSATIDAERFSQHFNGAPVLEVSGRTYPVEILYRPLTSKDEDDAEVELTDAIVDAADELARYGEGDILIFLPGEREIREAAEALRKSTLRRNDEILPLFARLSHAEQHKIFHPSGAKRRIVLATNVAETSLTVPGIKYVIDTGLARVKRYSARAKVEQLHVEKISQAAARQRSGRCGRVSAGVCIRLFSEEDFNSRPEFTDPEIVRSNLAAVILRMAALKLGDVAAFPFLEMPDSRYINDGFQVLLELGAVEEVV, via the coding sequence ATGCCCCATCCCGACCTCTCCCAAACCCTCTCCAAAGACCGCCACTTCCTGCAATCCGCCTTCAAAAATCCCAACAAATACGGCGGCTTGTCCAAAGTCGAAGAAAAATACCGAAAATCGCACGAAATCTTTTTGAAGCGTTTGGCCGCCTTGCCCAAACCCGAGTTCGACAACACCCTGCCCGTTCACGAGAAGCTCGAAGAAATCAAAAAAGCCATTGCCGAAAATCAGGTAACGATTATTTGCGGCGAAACCGGTTCGGGCAAAACCACGCAGTTGCCCAAGATTTGTCTGGAACTCGGGCGCGGGGCGGCGGGGCTGATCGGGCATACCCAGCCGCGCCGTTTGGCCGCGCGTTCGGTGGCGGAGCGGATTGCCGAAGAGTTGAAATCCGAAATCGGCAGCGCGGTGGGCTATAAGGTGCGTTTTACCGACCACACCTCGCGCGATGCCTGCGTCAAGCTGATGACCGACGGCATCCTGCTGGCGGAAACGCAGACCGACCGTTATCTCGCCGCCTACGACACGATTATCATCGACGAAGCGCACGAACGCAGCCTGAACATCGACTTCCTGCTAGGCTACCTGAAACAGCTCCTGCCGCGCCGCCCCGATTTGAAAGTCATCATCACCTCGGCAACCATAGACGCAGAACGCTTCTCCCAACACTTCAACGGCGCGCCCGTGCTGGAAGTGAGCGGGCGCACCTATCCCGTCGAAATCCTCTACCGACCGCTGACCAGCAAAGACGAAGACGATGCAGAAGTCGAGCTGACCGACGCGATTGTCGATGCGGCGGACGAATTGGCGCGGTATGGCGAAGGCGATATTTTGATATTCCTGCCGGGCGAACGCGAAATCCGCGAAGCCGCCGAAGCCCTGCGCAAATCCACGCTGCGCCGCAACGACGAAATCCTGCCCCTGTTCGCGCGCCTATCGCACGCCGAACAGCACAAAATCTTCCACCCCTCAGGCGCGAAACGCCGCATCGTACTGGCAACCAACGTCGCCGAAACCTCGCTCACCGTGCCGGGCATCAAATACGTCATCGACACCGGCCTCGCGCGCGTCAAACGCTATTCCGCACGGGCAAAAGTGGAGCAGCTTCATGTCGAAAAAATCTCCCAAGCCGCCGCCCGCCAACGCTCCGGCCGCTGCGGACGCGTCTCCGCAGGCGTGTGTATCCGCTTATTTTCAGAAGAAGATTTCAACAGCCGCCCCGAATTCACCGACCCCGAAATCGTCCGCAGCAACCTGGCCGCCGTCATCCTACGCATGGCAGCGTTGAAACTCGGCGACGTGGCGGCATTCCCGTTTTTAGAAATGCCCGATTCTCGGTATATCAATGATGGGTTTCAGGTGTTATTGGAATTAGGGGCGGTGGAGGAGGTCGTCTGA
- a CDS encoding DUF4760 domain-containing protein codes for MFCLCLGGSGVVLSTYFTGMNMFLQRQTAIIENTFELLSRWDDPHYLEARKWTRKAKEEKADTSDNELIDKIKADEELKQSVVLVMNYLEHVRFSLGTKRIDKDLFKRALGDTLIDIAKRFEPYGKTVNEQISEDLKELIKKLDS; via the coding sequence ATGTTTTGCCTTTGCCTTGGGGGAAGTGGTGTTGTGTTATCTACATATTTCACTGGTATGAATATGTTCTTGCAAAGACAAACAGCCATTATTGAAAATACATTTGAACTTTTATCTCGCTGGGATGATCCACATTATTTGGAAGCTAGAAAATGGACAAGAAAAGCCAAAGAAGAAAAAGCTGATACATCAGACAATGAATTGATAGATAAGATTAAAGCAGACGAAGAACTTAAACAATCTGTTGTATTGGTAATGAACTACTTGGAACATGTAAGATTTTCCTTAGGAACCAAAAGAATAGATAAGGATCTTTTTAAACGTGCATTAGGCGATACCCTCATCGATATTGCTAAAAGATTTGAACCATATGGCAAAACAGTAAATGAACAGATCAGCGAAGATTTAAAAGAGTTAATTAAAAAATTAGACAGTTAA